A region of Pseudarthrobacter sp. NIBRBAC000502770 DNA encodes the following proteins:
- a CDS encoding HNH endonuclease signature motif containing protein, whose translation MGIGGGLGVMLEGVRASVAALDALEREDASLASGLDVGFGVGAGVDVLQRRYEIRLERLELTSRLEAQLAGVKARDAADAAGFQEAMTPPDASVQDRTYAQMSVVEEIAAVLTVSSGAAGALVEQSRRICALPLVFEALSTGDVSWQHARIVADETEGLDAVGAAGLVAHFFDPAAPDAARGAAPGELVPSRFRAKVRGWRERHHPESIEKRHVKGVADRRMEYTPDRDGMAWVSLYLRGDTACAIWNRTTATARGLQGTNEPRTLTQLRPDIAASLLLGAGMTSGVQETAAGAGEDVPDPGAPGTQSSGTQSSGTQAVTEIGKVPIPRADVLVTVPVFSLLGLTDEPAELDGFGPIPASMARRLVAGGAESFYRVLVDPRDGAHLEIGRKNYRLTGSIKHWIRLRDAQCTFPGCTNKTPDNETDHLQAWEHGGTTGTSNLAQLCPKHHRLKHHSQWTPDPATSKDPPGWTSPTGRHYNPDQQDSEPTHWPPGSLPAHAVRGAVVAGVELGATGPVEDGQWQQLLASMPPWSDPPVEEPPSEDLLDPGELRPADPLWDEFHARFYELPADPQADWQLLLHLM comes from the coding sequence ATGGGAATCGGCGGTGGTCTTGGGGTGATGTTGGAGGGTGTTCGTGCCTCTGTTGCTGCCCTGGATGCGCTGGAGCGGGAGGACGCTTCCCTGGCATCCGGTTTGGATGTTGGTTTCGGTGTTGGTGCTGGTGTGGATGTGTTGCAGCGGCGCTATGAGATCCGGTTGGAGCGGCTGGAGCTTACGTCCCGTTTGGAGGCGCAGCTTGCAGGGGTGAAGGCACGGGACGCCGCCGACGCCGCCGGGTTCCAGGAGGCGATGACCCCGCCGGACGCCTCGGTCCAGGACCGCACGTACGCGCAGATGTCGGTGGTGGAGGAGATCGCTGCGGTCTTGACGGTTAGTTCCGGGGCAGCGGGCGCGTTGGTGGAGCAGTCCCGCCGGATTTGTGCCCTGCCGCTGGTGTTCGAGGCCCTGTCCACCGGGGACGTGTCGTGGCAGCATGCACGGATTGTCGCGGACGAAACCGAAGGCCTTGACGCTGTCGGGGCTGCCGGGCTGGTGGCGCATTTCTTCGACCCTGCCGCGCCCGATGCCGCCCGGGGTGCCGCGCCCGGTGAACTGGTCCCGTCCCGGTTCCGGGCCAAGGTCCGGGGCTGGCGGGAGCGCCATCATCCGGAATCGATCGAGAAGCGCCATGTAAAGGGTGTGGCGGACCGTCGGATGGAGTACACCCCGGACCGGGACGGCATGGCCTGGGTCTCCCTCTACCTTCGCGGCGATACCGCGTGCGCGATCTGGAACCGGACCACCGCCACCGCCCGCGGCCTCCAAGGCACCAACGAACCCCGAACCCTCACCCAACTCCGCCCCGACATCGCCGCCAGCCTCCTCCTCGGCGCCGGCATGACGTCCGGCGTCCAGGAAACCGCCGCCGGCGCCGGCGAAGACGTGCCCGATCCCGGCGCCCCGGGCACGCAGAGTTCGGGCACGCAGAGTTCGGGCACACAGGCTGTCACAGAGATCGGTAAGGTCCCCATCCCGCGGGCCGACGTGCTGGTCACCGTGCCCGTGTTCTCGCTCCTCGGCCTCACCGACGAACCAGCAGAGCTGGATGGTTTCGGCCCGATCCCTGCATCGATGGCCCGCAGACTCGTCGCCGGCGGGGCGGAGTCGTTCTACCGGGTCCTGGTCGACCCGCGGGACGGTGCACACCTGGAAATCGGCCGCAAAAACTACCGGCTTACCGGGTCCATCAAACACTGGATCAGGCTGCGCGATGCCCAATGCACCTTCCCCGGCTGCACCAACAAGACCCCCGACAACGAAACAGACCACCTCCAAGCGTGGGAACACGGCGGCACCACCGGAACCAGCAACCTCGCACAGCTCTGCCCCAAACACCATCGGCTCAAACACCACAGCCAATGGACCCCCGATCCGGCCACGAGCAAGGACCCACCGGGCTGGACCTCACCCACCGGACGCCACTACAACCCCGACCAGCAGGATTCAGAACCAACCCACTGGCCACCGGGAAGCCTGCCGGCGCACGCTGTTCGGGGTGCCGTTGTGGCAGGGGTTGAATTGGGGGCCACCGGGCCAGTCGAGGACGGGCAGTGGCAGCAGCTCCTCGCATCGATGCCGCCGTGGTCTGATCCTCCTGTCGAAGAACCACCAAGTGAGGACCTTCTGGACCCCGGCGAGCTTCGCCCCGCGGATCCCCTGTGGGATGAGTTCCATGCCAGGTTTTACGAGCTGCCCGCTGACCCGCAGGCGGACTGGCAGCTGCTGCTGCACCTGATGTGA
- a CDS encoding VOC family protein: protein MRMDHVSYACEHDGLAATTERIATALGVEAVKGGVHPRFGTRNMIIPLAGHKYLEVVEVLDHPASDKAPFGQAVRARSAAGGGWMGWCVEVDDLAPFEERLGRAAVNGNRKFPDGRELVWKQIGILGLIADPQVPYMLKWEGDPSLHPSHAYESNLKMSCLTIAGSASRVTEWLGEPVEKPLEDVAVEWVAPHGTPGILSVTFETANGAVTI from the coding sequence ATGCGCATGGATCACGTCTCTTACGCCTGTGAACACGATGGCCTCGCGGCCACTACCGAACGTATTGCAACTGCCCTCGGCGTTGAGGCAGTGAAGGGTGGCGTACACCCCCGCTTCGGAACCCGGAATATGATCATCCCCCTGGCGGGCCACAAGTACCTCGAAGTCGTCGAGGTCCTTGACCACCCGGCGTCGGACAAGGCACCGTTCGGGCAGGCAGTGCGTGCCCGCTCCGCTGCCGGTGGCGGCTGGATGGGCTGGTGCGTCGAAGTGGACGACCTCGCCCCCTTCGAGGAACGCCTGGGCCGCGCTGCCGTGAACGGCAACCGCAAGTTCCCGGACGGCCGCGAGCTGGTCTGGAAGCAAATTGGCATCCTGGGCCTCATCGCCGATCCCCAGGTGCCGTACATGCTCAAGTGGGAGGGCGACCCCTCCCTCCACCCGTCCCACGCTTACGAGAGCAACCTCAAGATGAGCTGCCTGACCATCGCCGGTTCCGCCTCGCGCGTCACCGAGTGGCTCGGTGAGCCCGTGGAGAAGCCGCTCGAGGACGTTGCGGTGGAATGGGTGGCCCCGCACGGTACGCCGGGCATCCTCTCGGTCACCTTTGAGACCGCCAACGGAGCCGTCACCATCTGA
- a CDS encoding bifunctional o-acetylhomoserine/o-acetylserine sulfhydrylase encodes MSNGWSFETRQIHAGQEPDSATGARALPIYQTTSFVFPSAESAANRFALAELAPIYTRIGNPTQDAVEQRIASLEGGLAALLLSSGQAAETFAVLNIAEAGDHIVASPSLYGGTYNLFAHTLKKFGISVTFVADPDNLDQWRDAVQPNTKLFFGEVVSNPRQDVLDIEGISEVAHQAGVPLIVDNTLSTPYLIRPLEWGADIVIHSATKYLGGHGSAIAGVIVDSGRFDFGKDPERYPGFNTPDPTYNGLVYARDLGEGGALGANLSYILKARVQLLRDLGSAVSPFNAFLISQGLETLSLRVERHVANATEVARWLEARDDVESVAYAGLPSSPWYERGRKYGPKGTGAVVAFNLAGGAEAGKRFVDALELHSHVANIGDVRSLVIHPASTTHSQLSPEQQVVAGVHPGLVRLSVGLEHIDDILADLEAGFRAAKGTGA; translated from the coding sequence ATGTCCAACGGATGGTCCTTCGAAACCCGCCAGATCCATGCCGGCCAGGAGCCTGACAGCGCCACCGGAGCCCGCGCCCTTCCCATCTACCAGACCACGTCCTTCGTGTTCCCCAGTGCCGAGAGCGCGGCCAACCGCTTCGCCCTGGCCGAACTTGCACCCATCTACACCCGCATCGGCAATCCCACCCAGGACGCCGTCGAGCAACGGATCGCAAGCCTTGAAGGCGGCCTGGCGGCATTGCTGCTGAGCTCCGGCCAGGCCGCGGAGACGTTCGCAGTGCTGAACATCGCCGAGGCAGGCGACCATATAGTGGCCAGCCCCAGTCTTTACGGCGGAACCTACAACCTGTTCGCCCACACGTTGAAGAAGTTCGGCATCTCGGTGACCTTCGTGGCTGATCCTGACAACCTGGACCAGTGGCGCGACGCCGTGCAGCCCAATACCAAGCTCTTCTTCGGTGAAGTGGTGTCCAACCCGCGCCAGGACGTCCTTGATATTGAGGGCATCTCCGAAGTGGCGCACCAGGCCGGCGTGCCCCTGATCGTGGACAACACCCTTTCAACCCCCTACCTGATCCGCCCATTGGAGTGGGGCGCGGACATCGTCATCCACTCGGCCACCAAATACCTGGGCGGCCATGGCTCGGCCATCGCCGGCGTCATCGTCGATTCCGGCAGGTTCGATTTCGGCAAGGACCCGGAACGGTACCCCGGCTTCAACACCCCGGACCCCACCTATAACGGCCTGGTCTACGCACGCGACCTCGGCGAAGGCGGCGCGCTCGGCGCCAACCTCTCCTACATCCTCAAGGCCCGGGTGCAGTTGCTGCGCGACCTTGGCTCCGCGGTCTCGCCCTTCAACGCGTTCCTGATTTCCCAAGGCCTGGAGACCTTGAGCCTGCGGGTGGAGCGCCACGTTGCGAACGCCACGGAGGTTGCGCGCTGGCTGGAGGCAAGGGACGACGTCGAATCCGTCGCCTACGCGGGGCTGCCGTCCAGCCCCTGGTACGAGCGTGGCCGCAAGTACGGGCCAAAGGGAACGGGCGCCGTGGTCGCCTTCAACCTGGCCGGCGGCGCGGAAGCCGGCAAGCGCTTCGTCGACGCACTCGAGCTGCACTCCCACGTGGCCAACATCGGCGACGTGCGCTCCCTGGTCATCCACCCGGCGTCGACCACGCACAGCCAGCTTTCGCCGGAGCAGCAGGTTGTGGCCGGCGTTCACCCGGGCCTGGTCCGGCTTTCCGTCGGTTTGGAGCACATCGACGACATCCTGGCTGACCTGGAGGCAGGCTTCCGGGCCGCCAAGGGCACCGGCGCCTAG
- a CDS encoding homoserine O-acetyltransferase, which translates to MTVTVARTAIPEHGIVRYASIGGLELEAGGYLPDVTLAYETWGTLNADASNAILIEHALTGSTHVTRGDTDEEGWWEQLAGPGAPVDTDRFFVVSINIVGGCYGSTGPSSPAPDGKPWGSRFPLVTLRDSTVAEARLADQLGIKSWFAVLGGSMGGARALEWAVTYPDRVQRCAVISVGAASTAEQIAFAQAQTLAIRQDPNFNGGDYYGGRSPEEGLALARRIAHITYRSATELEGRFGREPQAPESPLRGEVLASRGRYQVESYLDHQGNKLVKRFDANSYIALTEALMSHDVCRGRGTLAETLAASTARFFVAAVDSDRLYFPSQSHELAQALPGDVDVHLIRAPIGHDGFLTEIGQLGSQLRSSFLA; encoded by the coding sequence ATGACGGTTACCGTCGCCCGAACCGCCATCCCTGAACACGGAATTGTCCGTTACGCCTCCATCGGGGGACTGGAACTCGAAGCCGGAGGCTACCTCCCGGACGTCACCCTGGCCTACGAAACCTGGGGCACGCTCAACGCGGACGCCAGCAACGCCATCCTGATCGAGCACGCACTGACCGGCAGCACCCACGTGACCCGCGGCGACACCGACGAAGAAGGTTGGTGGGAGCAGCTGGCCGGCCCTGGAGCCCCCGTGGACACGGACCGTTTCTTCGTGGTGTCCATCAACATCGTGGGCGGCTGCTACGGGTCCACCGGGCCGTCGTCGCCCGCGCCTGATGGGAAGCCCTGGGGCTCCAGGTTTCCCCTGGTCACGCTGCGCGACAGTACTGTTGCCGAGGCCCGGCTGGCGGACCAGCTGGGCATCAAGAGCTGGTTCGCCGTCCTGGGCGGCTCCATGGGCGGTGCACGGGCCCTGGAATGGGCTGTGACGTACCCGGACAGGGTGCAGCGCTGCGCCGTGATCTCCGTCGGAGCCGCCAGTACTGCCGAACAGATTGCCTTCGCCCAGGCGCAGACCCTGGCCATCAGGCAGGATCCCAACTTCAACGGCGGGGACTACTACGGCGGCCGGAGTCCGGAAGAGGGACTGGCCCTCGCCCGCAGGATCGCCCACATCACCTACCGGTCCGCCACCGAGCTGGAAGGCCGTTTCGGACGGGAACCCCAGGCGCCGGAATCGCCACTGCGGGGGGAAGTCCTGGCCTCCCGCGGCCGCTACCAGGTGGAAAGCTACCTGGACCACCAGGGCAACAAGCTGGTGAAGCGCTTTGACGCCAACAGCTATATTGCCCTGACCGAAGCGCTGATGAGCCACGACGTCTGCCGGGGACGGGGAACCTTGGCCGAAACCCTTGCCGCATCCACGGCACGGTTCTTTGTGGCCGCCGTCGACTCCGACCGGCTCTATTTCCCATCGCAGTCCCACGAGCTTGCCCAGGCCCTGCCCGGGGACGTGGATGTCCACCTCATCCGGGCGCCGATCGGGCACGACGGGTTCCTGACCGAAATTGGACAGCTGGGCAGCCAGCTCCGGAGCAGCTTCCTGGCGTAG
- a CDS encoding MFS transporter → MSTESSAARRTEETDVKASGLKKVVTASMAGTVVEWYEFFLYASAATLVFGKAFFPNAGTELDGIIAAFLTYAVGFVARPIGGIVFGHFGDKFGRKQLLQLSIIVVGVSTFLMGCLPTFGQIGYWAPALLVFLRFAQGFAVGGEWGGAVLLVAEHSPSKSRGFWASWPQSAVPLGNLLATAVLFVLSSTLTQDAFLGWGWRVAFWLSAVIVLIGYYIRTKVNDAPIFLEARKEVDAGHKGYGVAEVFRRYPRGVFTAMGLRFAENILYYLVVTFSITYLKTVVQADTTRILLLLLVAHAVHFSVVPMVGKLSDRFGRKPVYMAGAVMGATWGFFAFPMMDTKNDFVILAAIMIGLVFHAFMYAGQPAIMAEMFPTRMRYSGVSLGYQVTSIVAGSLAPIIAASLLGTYKSSVPVAVYLLIACAITAVAVFFLKETRGISLHDVDAADAKGTADLLAASKK, encoded by the coding sequence ATGAGTACGGAAAGCTCCGCCGCAAGGCGTACAGAGGAAACCGACGTCAAGGCCTCAGGCCTGAAGAAAGTGGTGACGGCGTCCATGGCCGGCACGGTCGTGGAGTGGTATGAATTCTTCCTCTACGCATCGGCCGCCACCCTGGTGTTCGGGAAGGCCTTCTTTCCCAACGCCGGCACCGAACTGGACGGCATCATCGCCGCCTTCCTCACCTATGCCGTCGGTTTTGTCGCACGCCCCATCGGCGGCATCGTCTTTGGCCACTTCGGCGACAAGTTCGGCCGCAAGCAGCTGCTGCAGCTGAGCATCATCGTGGTGGGCGTCTCCACCTTCCTCATGGGCTGCCTGCCCACCTTTGGGCAGATCGGCTACTGGGCGCCTGCGCTTCTGGTTTTCCTCCGGTTCGCCCAGGGCTTCGCCGTGGGCGGGGAGTGGGGCGGCGCGGTCCTCCTCGTCGCAGAGCACAGCCCCAGCAAGTCCCGCGGCTTCTGGGCCAGCTGGCCGCAGTCGGCGGTGCCGCTGGGCAACCTCCTGGCCACGGCCGTATTGTTCGTCCTGTCCTCCACACTGACCCAGGACGCGTTCCTGGGCTGGGGCTGGCGCGTGGCGTTCTGGCTCTCCGCCGTGATCGTCCTGATCGGCTACTACATCCGCACCAAGGTCAACGACGCCCCCATCTTCCTGGAGGCCCGTAAAGAAGTGGACGCCGGCCACAAGGGCTACGGCGTGGCTGAGGTGTTCCGGCGGTACCCGCGCGGCGTCTTCACTGCCATGGGCCTGCGCTTTGCGGAGAACATCCTGTATTACCTGGTGGTCACGTTCTCCATCACGTACCTAAAGACCGTTGTCCAGGCCGACACCACGCGGATCCTCCTGCTGCTGCTTGTTGCCCATGCCGTCCACTTCTCGGTGGTCCCCATGGTGGGCAAGTTGTCGGACCGCTTCGGCCGCAAGCCCGTCTACATGGCCGGCGCCGTCATGGGTGCCACCTGGGGCTTCTTCGCCTTCCCCATGATGGACACGAAGAACGACTTCGTCATCCTGGCGGCGATCATGATCGGCCTGGTGTTCCACGCCTTCATGTATGCCGGGCAGCCAGCCATCATGGCGGAAATGTTCCCCACCCGGATGCGCTACTCCGGCGTCTCCCTGGGGTACCAGGTGACGTCCATCGTGGCGGGTTCCCTGGCCCCGATCATCGCTGCCTCGCTCCTGGGCACCTACAAGTCCTCCGTCCCGGTAGCGGTGTACCTGCTCATCGCCTGTGCCATCACCGCCGTCGCGGTCTTCTTCCTGAAGGAAACCCGGGGCATCTCGCTGCACGATGTTGACGCTGCCGACGCCAAGGGCACGGCAGACCTGCTCGCTGCCAGCAAGAAGTAG
- a CDS encoding zinc-binding dehydrogenase has protein sequence MKAAVLYSTVPAPAAAGLKQSYAESRPLLVQELDQPEPRTGELGVSITYSSLCHSDLSVVDGSRVRPLPMALGHEAVGRVVSVGDGVSDVSVGDHVVLVFVPSCGQCRACLAGRPALCHRAAEVNGSGDLLHGPALLRTPEGGRINHHLGVSAFADYAVVARESVVVIDDDVPDTVAAMFGCAVLTGMGAVFNTAGVGPGQSVAVFGLGAVGLSAVMAARLAGAASVIAIDPNQGKHQLARDAGATAVGTPEDAGRLIGEAAGDGVDVAVEAVGSAAVIASCLEQVTRGGAVVSVGLPHPSAELTVPALQFAGAGKRLLGSYMGDAVPARDIPKYLAYWREGKLPVELLHTDTRPLSEINEGLDALAAGQVVRRLFQA, from the coding sequence ATGAAAGCCGCCGTCCTCTACTCCACCGTTCCCGCCCCGGCCGCCGCAGGGTTAAAGCAAAGCTATGCCGAGTCGCGGCCGCTGCTGGTGCAGGAACTGGACCAGCCGGAGCCGCGCACCGGTGAACTTGGAGTTTCCATCACCTACTCGAGCCTGTGCCATTCGGATCTGTCAGTGGTGGACGGTTCCCGCGTCCGGCCCCTTCCCATGGCACTGGGACACGAGGCCGTGGGGCGGGTGGTGTCCGTAGGAGACGGCGTCTCCGACGTGTCCGTGGGTGACCATGTGGTTTTGGTGTTCGTTCCCAGCTGCGGCCAGTGCCGGGCCTGCCTGGCAGGCAGGCCCGCGCTCTGCCACCGGGCAGCTGAGGTGAACGGATCCGGAGACCTGCTCCACGGTCCGGCGCTGTTGCGGACGCCGGAGGGCGGCCGCATCAACCATCACCTGGGCGTATCCGCCTTCGCTGACTACGCGGTGGTTGCCCGGGAATCAGTGGTGGTGATTGACGACGACGTCCCGGACACAGTCGCTGCGATGTTTGGTTGCGCCGTGCTCACCGGAATGGGAGCGGTGTTCAACACCGCAGGAGTCGGTCCCGGCCAGTCCGTGGCAGTGTTCGGGCTGGGCGCGGTGGGCCTGTCCGCCGTGATGGCAGCCCGCCTCGCCGGGGCCGCCAGCGTCATCGCCATCGATCCCAACCAGGGGAAGCACCAACTGGCCCGCGACGCGGGGGCCACCGCGGTGGGGACGCCGGAGGACGCGGGACGGCTGATCGGGGAAGCAGCCGGCGACGGCGTCGACGTTGCCGTCGAGGCGGTGGGCTCGGCCGCTGTGATCGCGTCCTGCCTCGAGCAGGTCACCAGGGGTGGCGCGGTGGTCTCGGTGGGCCTGCCCCACCCGTCCGCCGAATTGACCGTACCTGCCCTGCAGTTCGCCGGCGCCGGCAAGCGGCTGCTGGGCTCCTACATGGGTGACGCCGTTCCCGCACGGGACATCCCCAAGTACCTGGCGTACTGGCGGGAAGGCAAGCTGCCCGTTGAGCTGCTGCACACCGACACCCGGCCACTCAGCGAGATCAACGAGGGCCTTGATGCGCTCGCAGCGGGACAGGTAGTGCGGCGGCTCTTCCAGGCCTGA
- a CDS encoding LysR family transcriptional regulator — MHTRGRLRVDSRRLPSPDDLLILLTVARLGRFNAVAETLGTTHTTISRRILALDKQLGGRTLERSPHGWELTQLGASAVEAAEAIERTLGSLSGLISQDQSALAGLVRVATTDGVGAVFVTPSLVRLQQQNPQLNIEMLSATRKVSQNRSGVDLEIVVGRADVSTAQTIFLSNYYLRLYASRGYAAQQGLPETLDDVGQHAFVSYVESALQVAELGPRWSSQLPTPRTSFQATSVFAQVEAVRQGAGIGLLPNFMVGDREDFVPVLPGEFERQLPIWAVARPESLRSVRVQAVIAALKDEVKERSVLLAG, encoded by the coding sequence ATGCACACAAGAGGAAGGCTACGCGTGGACTCCAGACGGCTGCCAAGCCCCGACGACCTGCTCATCCTGCTGACGGTGGCGCGCCTGGGCCGGTTCAACGCCGTGGCCGAGACCCTGGGCACCACCCACACCACCATTTCCCGCCGCATCCTGGCCTTGGACAAACAGCTGGGCGGCCGGACCCTGGAACGCAGCCCGCACGGCTGGGAGTTGACCCAGCTCGGTGCGTCCGCAGTGGAGGCGGCGGAGGCGATCGAAAGGACTCTTGGCTCGTTGTCAGGCCTGATCAGCCAGGACCAGAGTGCCCTGGCCGGCCTGGTGCGGGTGGCCACCACCGACGGAGTGGGAGCCGTGTTTGTCACCCCGTCGCTGGTGCGGCTCCAGCAGCAGAACCCGCAGCTGAACATTGAAATGCTGAGCGCCACCCGGAAAGTCAGCCAGAACCGGTCAGGGGTGGACCTGGAGATCGTGGTGGGCCGGGCCGACGTCAGCACCGCCCAGACCATCTTCCTGAGCAACTACTACCTGCGCCTCTACGCCAGCCGCGGCTATGCCGCGCAGCAGGGCCTCCCGGAAACGCTCGACGACGTGGGGCAGCACGCGTTCGTCTCCTACGTGGAGTCTGCGCTCCAGGTGGCGGAGCTTGGGCCCCGCTGGTCATCGCAGCTTCCGACGCCCAGGACGAGCTTCCAGGCCACCAGCGTGTTCGCCCAGGTGGAGGCGGTGCGCCAGGGCGCCGGCATAGGGCTGCTGCCGAACTTCATGGTGGGAGACCGCGAAGATTTCGTCCCCGTGCTGCCCGGTGAGTTTGAGCGCCAGTTGCCCATCTGGGCCGTTGCCAGGCCGGAATCGCTCCGCTCGGTCCGGGTACAGGCCGTGATCGCGGCCCTGAAGGACGAGGTGAAGGAGCGCTCTGTGCTGCTCGCCGGCTGA
- the mmsB gene encoding 3-hydroxyisobutyrate dehydrogenase, with the protein MAVIGWIGLGNMGGHMSVNLVKAGHDVRGFDLNPAALAAAEAGGVKRAASIAEAVHGADAVFTMLPKGEHARAVYLGEDGVLKHADTRTLLIDSSTIDIASAQELHDAAAAAGFRFVDAPVSGGMSGAEAGTLTFMVGGEEGAVKDASDYIGPMSGNIIPTGGPTTGQAAKICNNLMLFINLASTAEGAVLADRLGLDKQVFWNIASVSSGDSWALRTWYPVPGVVPTAASNNDFAPTFTTELANKDIGLAISAAEDTGTPLEIGKHVQQLFQRLIDAGDAGKDCSMIIKLVDGSLQPADQAPSN; encoded by the coding sequence ATGGCAGTTATCGGATGGATCGGCCTGGGGAACATGGGCGGCCACATGTCAGTGAACCTGGTGAAGGCCGGGCACGACGTGCGCGGGTTCGACCTCAACCCCGCGGCACTGGCAGCCGCCGAGGCAGGTGGCGTCAAGCGCGCAGCCAGCATCGCCGAAGCCGTGCACGGCGCGGACGCCGTGTTTACCATGCTGCCCAAGGGCGAACACGCCCGGGCCGTATACCTCGGGGAGGACGGCGTGCTCAAGCACGCGGATACCCGCACGCTGCTCATCGACTCCTCCACCATCGATATCGCCTCCGCGCAGGAACTGCACGACGCCGCTGCTGCCGCCGGCTTCCGCTTCGTGGACGCCCCGGTGTCCGGCGGAATGAGCGGCGCGGAAGCAGGGACCTTGACCTTCATGGTGGGCGGCGAAGAGGGCGCCGTCAAAGACGCCTCGGACTACATCGGGCCCATGTCCGGAAACATCATCCCCACCGGCGGCCCCACCACGGGCCAGGCGGCCAAGATCTGCAACAACCTGATGCTCTTCATCAACCTTGCCTCCACCGCGGAGGGCGCTGTCCTGGCTGACCGGCTGGGCCTGGACAAGCAGGTCTTCTGGAACATCGCCTCGGTCTCCTCGGGAGACTCTTGGGCGCTCCGGACCTGGTACCCGGTCCCCGGCGTGGTGCCCACGGCGGCGTCCAACAACGACTTCGCACCCACCTTCACTACCGAGCTTGCCAACAAGGACATCGGCCTGGCCATCAGCGCCGCCGAGGACACCGGCACGCCCCTGGAAATCGGCAAGCACGTCCAGCAACTGTTCCAGCGGCTCATTGACGCCGGGGACGCAGGCAAGGACTGTTCCATGATCATCAAACTCGTGGACGGCTCGCTCCAGCCAGCCGACCAGGCACCGTCCAACTAA
- a CDS encoding CoA-acylating methylmalonate-semialdehyde dehydrogenase codes for METIPHYINGTRVTDADRFGPVFNPATGRQEKQVALASAARTEEAIAAARAALPEWRATSLARRTTIFFKVREILTQRKSELAAILTSEHGKVLSDAEGEIARGLENIDFATGLSHMLKGERSEQVSSGIDVHSVRQPVGVVACITPFNFPAMVPLWMIGSALACGNTVLLKPSEKDPSAAVFIAEAFAEAGLPAGVLNVVQGDKEAVDVLLEHPEVKAVSFVGSTPVAQSIYKRAAEHGKRVQALGGAKNHMVVLPDADLDMAADAAVSAAYGSAGERCMAVSVLVAVGHIADDLVKAISSRMADLKIGAGTDPASQMGPLITAEHRDRVASYVTGAEGEGATVVVDGSSQQFDSDGFFIGVSLVDHVKPGMKVYDDEIFGPVLSVVRVDTYSDAVQLVNDNQFGNGTAIFTRDGGAARQFEFDVEAGMVGVNVPIPVPVGTFSFGGWKNSLFGDTHMYGPDSIRFYTRGKVVTTRWPDPSTSVIDLGFPQVD; via the coding sequence TTGGAAACCATCCCGCACTACATCAACGGCACCCGCGTCACCGATGCCGACCGTTTCGGCCCGGTCTTCAACCCCGCCACCGGCCGGCAGGAAAAGCAGGTGGCGCTCGCCTCCGCAGCCCGGACAGAGGAGGCCATCGCGGCAGCCCGCGCCGCGCTGCCGGAATGGCGCGCCACCAGTCTGGCCAGGCGCACCACCATCTTCTTCAAGGTCCGCGAAATCCTGACCCAGCGCAAATCGGAACTCGCTGCGATCCTCACCAGCGAGCACGGCAAGGTCCTCTCCGACGCCGAAGGTGAAATTGCCCGCGGCTTGGAAAACATCGACTTCGCCACGGGCTTGTCCCACATGCTCAAAGGCGAACGCTCGGAGCAGGTCTCCAGCGGCATCGACGTCCACTCCGTCCGCCAGCCCGTTGGCGTGGTGGCGTGCATTACTCCGTTCAACTTCCCGGCCATGGTGCCGCTGTGGATGATCGGCAGCGCGCTGGCGTGCGGCAACACGGTGTTGCTGAAGCCCAGCGAGAAGGATCCGTCCGCCGCCGTCTTCATCGCCGAAGCCTTCGCCGAGGCGGGACTGCCGGCCGGCGTCCTGAACGTGGTCCAGGGGGACAAGGAAGCCGTCGACGTCCTGCTGGAGCACCCTGAGGTGAAGGCAGTCAGCTTCGTCGGCTCCACCCCCGTGGCCCAGTCCATCTACAAACGGGCTGCCGAGCACGGCAAGCGGGTGCAGGCCCTGGGCGGCGCGAAGAACCACATGGTGGTGCTTCCCGACGCCGACCTGGACATGGCCGCCGACGCTGCGGTTTCCGCCGCCTATGGTTCCGCCGGCGAACGCTGCATGGCCGTCAGCGTCCTGGTGGCCGTCGGACACATTGCCGATGACCTGGTCAAGGCGATCTCCAGCCGCATGGCAGACCTGAAGATCGGTGCCGGCACCGATCCCGCTTCCCAGATGGGTCCCCTGATCACCGCGGAACACCGGGACCGGGTGGCGTCCTACGTCACGGGAGCCGAAGGCGAAGGTGCCACCGTGGTGGTGGACGGCAGCTCCCAGCAGTTCGACTCCGACGGGTTCTTCATCGGCGTCAGCCTGGTGGACCACGTCAAGCCGGGCATGAAGGTCTACGACGACGAGATCTTCGGCCCGGTCCTGTCGGTGGTCCGCGTGGACACCTACAGCGACGCGGTACAGCTGGTCAATGACAACCAGTTCGGCAACGGCACGGCCATCTTCACCCGCGACGGCGGGGCGGCACGGCAGTTCGAGTTCGACGTCGAGGCAGGCATGGTGGGCGTCAACGTCCCCATCCCGGTCCCGGTGGGTACGTTCTCGTTCGGCGGCTGGAAGAACTCACTGTTCGGCGACACCCACATGTACGGGCCCGACAGCATCCGGTTCTACACCCGCGGCAAGGTAGTCACCACCCGCTGGCCGGACCCGTCCACCTCTGTGATCGACCTTGGCTTCCCGCAGGTGGACTAG